In one Natronosalvus amylolyticus genomic region, the following are encoded:
- a CDS encoding sulfite exporter TauE/SafE family protein: MQDVVATTHDHGTSVTAANVDLLVFLLIGVLAGAHCLGMCGPLVTTYADRMRKASDSSSSSGRRETTLTTREVRQHALFNLGRAGSYALLGGLFGLLGALAFTSAGAVADIGNSIRGATGILVGIAIIASGLYYLRGQPGIPHGIPIIGTVFGWLSRLLTGRIDRLANSPGIVGLGAIHGLLPCPIIYPAYLYAFALGDPVRGALSLAALGLGTIPTLFAYGTLLGSLSPATRVRLHRALGAGFLVLGYVPLQHGLMLYGIHLPHPHIPFYQPL, from the coding sequence ATTCAGGACGTCGTCGCGACAACTCACGATCACGGCACGAGCGTGACGGCGGCGAACGTCGACTTGCTGGTCTTTTTGCTCATCGGCGTCCTCGCAGGTGCCCACTGTCTCGGCATGTGTGGGCCGCTGGTGACGACCTACGCCGACCGAATGCGTAAAGCGAGTGACTCGAGTTCCAGCAGCGGCCGCCGAGAGACGACGCTGACGACCAGAGAGGTCCGACAACACGCCCTGTTCAACCTGGGACGTGCCGGGAGTTATGCGCTTCTCGGGGGCCTGTTCGGCCTCCTCGGCGCGCTCGCGTTCACGTCGGCTGGCGCGGTCGCCGATATCGGCAACTCGATTCGGGGCGCAACCGGCATTCTCGTCGGGATCGCCATCATCGCGAGCGGGTTGTACTACCTCCGGGGCCAGCCAGGAATCCCACACGGGATACCGATCATCGGCACGGTCTTCGGCTGGCTCTCACGGCTCCTGACGGGACGTATCGACCGACTGGCGAACTCCCCCGGTATCGTCGGACTGGGTGCCATCCACGGGTTGCTCCCGTGTCCGATCATCTACCCAGCGTACCTGTACGCGTTCGCCCTCGGTGATCCCGTCCGCGGTGCCCTCTCACTGGCCGCGCTGGGTCTGGGAACGATTCCGACGCTGTTTGCCTACGGGACCCTGCTCGGGTCGCTCTCGCCAGCCACTCGAGTGCGACTGCATCGGGCACTCGGAGCCGGCTTTCTGGTGCTCGGTTACGTCCCGCTGCAGCACGGATTGATGTTGTACGGGATTCATCTGCCACACCCGCATATTCCGTTCTACCAGCCGCTCTAG